The following nucleotide sequence is from Chiroxiphia lanceolata isolate bChiLan1 chromosome 29, bChiLan1.pri, whole genome shotgun sequence.
CGGCCAGGCCTTTTATAGCAGCCCCACCACGGCTCAGCCCCGGCCGGGCCAATGTGCACAGGGGACACTCCCTGCTGCTGATGACACCAGGGCTGGGCcgctcctgcccctccctgagTCAGCATCCCCCCGGCTGCCACCCCAGCACATCCCGCTGCCCCAGCCTGCTGCCCCTTCCTGCCTCCTTGCCCTTTGTCAGCAGGGATCTCTCCCTCAGTGGGGCTCCAGGAATACCAGGGAGGGGTTGGGGTGCTtggggcagcactggcaggaatCAGGAACACTTGGGCACTGCTTGGCATCTCTGGGCCTTTCACAATTAACTGAGGGAAGTGCCCAGGGAATCTTTTGTCCCCTagccctgcagagctccatGGCCAGAGCCTGGAGGTGGATGGAGCCcggctctgctgggctggccAGTGATGCCTCGTGCTGAGCAGGCAGGGCCCCGAGGAGCTGCCTTGGATTTGGGTTTCGTAACCTTTGCCCTGTGCAGATGATGGCCCCGATGAGATAATGAGGAGCCAGCAGGACTGATGTGCCCCATGAGCTGGCAGCGTGCCAGGGGGTAATTGCAGGGGCTGAGAGAGCGGGTTGGGGCTGTCCAGGAGAGCCAGTCAGCAAAAGAGCCCCgtggcaggcagggaggaggcaggggctgggccCCCAGCGCCACGTGCCCCCAGCATGGGCAGCTCCCGCCCCGCCTGCCCGGCCCCCCATAAAAGCGCTGCCCTGGGCCAGGGCTGCATCCACTGCTGCGGCCTCGCTCTGCTCAGCACAAGGGCAGGTGGGTGCCCGGGCTCTGGGCCTCCTGGGGCAGGCCCTGCCCACGGCCCTCCCTGGCCACcacagctgccagggcagcggctgtgctgggagcagcctggcagggactgGCAGGGATCAGCTGCACTGGCACCAGGCACCAAGGGCCCCTTGGctgccacaggcacagccaggctgggcacagggctTGGGGAGAGATCTtgtgtttctctctgtgtgGGTATCAGGGCACTCCGGGGCCTGGGGGGCAAAGGACAAGTCATGGGCAGAGAGCTCAAGTCCATGTGGCTCTGAGCACTTCTGTTTTGGGGCAGCCAGGGATCATTGAACTGCTCAGCCTGGGGGTCTCCTGCTCGCTCATGACACcttttatttgtggttttctgtttcagcCTCACCTCCCTCGGGCCAAGATGTCCTGCTACGAGCTGTGCCCCCCCAAAGCCAGCGTGGCTGTGCCCAAGCCCAGCgtggctgtgccccagcccaTCGCCGAGAGCTGCAACGAGCTGTGCGCCCGCCAGTGCCCCGACTCCACGGCCTTCATCCAGCCGCCCCCCGTGGTGGTCACCTTCCCCGgccccatcctcagctccttcccccagcaaGCCGTGGTGGGCTCCGCCGGAGCCCCCGCCTTTgggggctccctggggctggggggcctcTACGGCCAAGGGGCCACCCAGGCCTCGGGGGGCCTCTGCACCTTTCCCACAGCCTGCGCTGCTCCCGCCTGCAGCCCTTGGCTCCTGCCCCGCTACTCCAGGAAAATCTGGGACACCTGCGGGCCCTGCTAGACCCAGCCCACACCCCACTGACAGCGCTCACCACGCTCCACAACCCACCAGCTGCACAACAGCCCTTGGCCTCCTCCAGCCCGGCACCACCAGCCTGCCTGGCTCTTGCCCACCATCTCTCTCACACTCTCTCCTGACCCTCTCTTCTCAATAAACTTTTCCTGCAGCCAAGTCCTGTTTCGTTGTCTCTTTGTCTGGAGCTCTTTTCCCCGCAGCTCTGGGAGGGTGAACTCTGGTCCTTCTGTGTTTCCCCAAAGGCTCTCATACATTTTTTGCTCCTCAGAGAGATGAGGTGATTCCTGCTTTGTTTGTATCCCACTCCAGTTCAGTGGTTTTCAGCACAGGGAAAATCTGATTTCTGGGGAAGAGCAATGAATAGAAGAATGATTCAATGACAAAAGTGCAACAGTGTATTGGGATGAGGTGTTTGGAGTACTAAGTGTCTtcaattatatttataaatatttctgttcttgtaTATACACGTTTAAAATTATGTGTAAACTGGTACATTTCGGCCATAATATTATTGTGTTGCAGCTCTGTTAGAGGTGTCTTAGGCACTTGTGGCCTTCCAGAAGATTGTGTGATGCTGCCCTCTCACCCTCCAAAACttacagagctgctgctgtacCTCCTGTAGGGAAAGTGTAACTCCCTCGGTGTCAAAGCAAGCACAGAcaatcttttcctttgtttcactCAGCATGACAAACCCAACAACGTTTATTTCATCCCTTTCTGTTGCACATGTTGGTTTATTCAGGATTAGTCCCATTGGTTTTTCCCGGATTCACTCAGTCTGTTGGAGAAGTCGGGACATGTCTGCAGTGAAAGGGAAGCTGGGTGTGCTCCTTCCCTTGTTTTAACAGGTCCTACTTTAATTACTACGACTCTCTGGTATTTTTTGTTTAGAATAAAGTCACTCCAGAGCCTGCACAGGTACAGGACCTGGAGCCCATTCAGGTGACCTGCCACTGGGAGACAGCAGGAGCTGTATGGATACTTAATAGATATTAAATATATCATTAATAAATGTCTAATAGGTATTTAATATGTAATTAATACATGTTTAATAGGTATTTAATGTATAATTAATACTTATTTAAtgtataattaatatatatttaatatattaaggATCCAGAGGTCTGAGACTCTACTTGGGAAATCTGGAGTCAGCAGGTCCCCGGCCTTGCTCCCTGTCACTGACAGTCACACTCTCACTGTTCCTCCCATCAGTTCAGAACATCTCGTTTTTCCAGTCTGAAAATCTGATTCCCTCCTGTTTGGTGCCACTCAGCTTTATGTTATCAGGGCACAAACCAGAGTCTCCCAAAAGATGTGCCAAGGCCACCGACGTCAAGGAATAATTAGAGGTTTCCCTGAGCCCTGAGTGAGGAATGCAGTGAACTCCCTCCATCCTCACAGCCCCACACTGGGCACTGAGAAAGGGCATCTCTGGGCATTGTGCAATCAGCCCTGAGCTCACTGccagcctccagccccagggaaaactccctccctgtgctgtctgGGTGTCAAAGGCTCTCAGCACGGGTGTATCTGGTGCTGAGCACTGTCTGACACAACACACATTCACCTGGCTGCAGGTGGGCCAAAGGTTGGGCTCCATGaccctggaggtcttttccaaccaaaatgattcCGGGATCCTTGGTCAAAATATTCTCAGGGAGCACTTGTTAATTCATAAAGATGGaatgttgttttcttaaaataaaaaacaggaGCAGCACGGACTGATTTCCATTTCAATCTGTAATTAATTACAGCACGAGGCCACCTGAGGTGTCCAGTCCCCTTTGGGGAGGAACACTGAAAACACCTGTGAAAAATCTGACTTGCAGAACTGAGATCAGGAAATGGTTCATTTGTGTGTGGagcttttctttgaaagagtCTCGGAGAAAGGCAGAGGTAAATCCTCTCTAATGCATTAGTTCATATTCTTTTCACTTCACCCAGCTGACAAACAGGCTCAGccaaacctcccctggggcAACTGTTATCATGGCAGTGAGGAACAAAAACAAGAGGCAGTGCTTCATCTTTGCTCACCTGATACTGATCTGAAAAAGTGTTTCCCATTGTTCACCTTCCTCCTTTCGCTCCTTTTCAGAATAGGCTTGGACAGAACTTCAGGCCACATTTTTTACCTTGTCTGTGAAGGCACTTTGAGGATTTCTAGTACATGGTCTGGAAGACGAGAAGTTAAAAGGAATTCCAGCACTAAATTAACTTGTTGAAaacagagtcatagaatatcctgattggaagggacccacaaggatcatcaaatccaactcctggccctgcacaggacaccccaaaatcccaccatgtccctgagagcactgtccaaagGCTCCTTGAACTCTGGCTTGGGGCCAtggccactgccctggggagcctgttcctgtgcccaaCTGGATGGGGATAATTGGAGTGACTGCTGGAGTCTGACAATGGCAATAATTAGTGCAAGGGACACGATAATTTCAGCTTGGTGACAAtgaaggacaaggcagggaggaTTCTCAGCTGTGGGCTCTGACCAAAGGCAGCTCAGCCTGGTCCTGCTGGGGGTGAGAGACCACAATGAGGGACCCCTAAAGCCCAGGCTGGGCCTtgacaggaaaaacagaggcagGTGTTGGATGCAGGATTGTTTTATTGCAGGGGAGGGAAAGGCCTCCTGGACAAAGCCACAGGAGGCAAAGACAGGCAGGTCACCCCTCTGTGCTTTGAGCTGTTCCCTCAGCCTTGtcccaggaggcagcagcttcagGGAGGAGCCAGTGGATGGTGGAGTCCCACATTGGGCCactggcagaggcagggaggagggggggaaacaGAGGAAGGGGAATTTCTAGAGGTATTCTGACCCCACTGGTTTTAGGTGGGAGTCTGATGTTCTGCCCCTTGCTCAGGAGCCGAGTGGAGGATCCAGGGTTGTATCATTTGCCAAAATTCTTCAGTGcaggggtgtccctgtggggtTCAGCAGGGCCTGCAGTGTTGGGGTGTCCCCGTGGGGTTCAGCAGGGCCCGAAGCTGCCCCGGCTGTACCTGCTGGACCTGTAGGAgtaggggctgcaggagccatAGGATCTGCCAGAGCCCCACAGACCCCGGGAGCCCAGGGAGCCATAACCTCCATAGCCCAGGGATCCATAGCCCAGGGATCCATATCCCCCATAACCCAGGGACCCATAGCCAAGGGATCCATATCCCCCATAGCCCAGGGATCCATATCCCCCATAGCCCAGGGATCCATAACCCCCATAACCAAGGGACCCATAGCCAAGGGATCCATATCCCCCATAGCCCAGGGACCCATAGCCCAGGGATCCATATCCCCCATAGCCCCCATAGCCCAGGGAGCCCCTATAGCCCCCAAGAACGGGGGCTCCAGCGGATCCCACGACAGAATcctgagggaaggagctgaggatgggcccAGGGAAGGTGACAACCACGGGGGGTGGCTGGATCAGGGTGCTGGAGTCGGGGCACTGGCGCACACAGGGCTCGTTGCTGCTgtcagccaggggctgggggcgCAGGATGGGGAACAGGTCAGAGCAGGACATTCTGCAAGGCTGGAGGTCGATCTGCAGGAGCTGATTTGAGCAAGAGCAAGACATGATTTACCCACAGGAAGGTGCCGGGGagctccctcccttccctcccactggAGCCCCTCCAAAGCACAGCAGTTTCCCCACGTGCATTAAACACCAAAACTGGAGCAGAAGAGCCAAACTCTGCTCGGATGCTCTGCTGAGTCGGTGGCTCGGCCAGGAGTGGGACTCAGGGAGCCCAGTGCGTTGCTGTTCCTGATTTCATGACTAGCTCTGCACTGCCACTGATCTCCTCTGTGCTGATCCTTGTCAAAACAGGGATTAGGACTCATTGTCTGCTCAGATTTGCTCGGGAGCTTGTTTGATGAGACCATTAGGAGGGAACTGCAGAGTTTCCAAACATTGAATCAGGGCGTTGAGATATTTACAAATCACTTAAGGCCACGGCATTTTGGTTTGGGGCTCTGAACTATCATGAAAAAGCCTCACAGTAAACAATTAACAAGAAAACCCAGCACTTCACTTTTCAGCTCCTTAAATTCCCTCCATGACCCCTTTTTATCCTAAATGAATGTCTTACAGAACATTTTCAACATCTCTCAGTCCCTCTCTGTCCTCCTCTAAACCAGTGCCTGATCTCTGGGAGTTTTCATGCCCATTTATCtcaaattaaaaccattttggATGATTTTTAACAGGATAATCTGGATATAATGGCAGGTCGGCTTCTGAGCCTTGTGAACCACGAAGATCAATTTCCCAAATAATCTCCAGTCACCATTTAAACAAacagagaagaggaataaaCAGTGAACTGGTCTCCTCACGGACACAACTGGAAGCAACCCAACAACAAACTAAATTTCCTGCCGTATCAAGAAGCTTGGAATGAAGTGATGACCCTGAAGGCAGAGAACAGTTGTCCACAACAATTTTTTAGGTGTCCACAACACCTCAAATTTTGCCTATCAGTCTTTAATGGAAGAGACCACCCCAGGTAAATTTTCCACCCCACATAAACTGTTAAGCAAAGAGGAATCCCAAGGGTtgggaacagcagctccagacTCACCAGGTCCTTGGGAAGAAGGAGTGAAGAGAAGATGTTGGGAGAGCCCTGAGTGGAGGCAGCTTTTATGCAGTGCAGAGTGCCCGAGGGGGCAGAGGCTGATTTAATGACCATGCAGCTCATTAGGTGACAGGGCACATTTTTGGGATTGATAGTCCTGCAAAGTGACGAAATTGTTGCGCTTGGTGCTGGTGTTTATTTCTTGATTTCAGGTCTCCTGGAGCACCACCCCTTTCATCTGAGAGGCTGATGGGTGAAGTGAGTCCATCTTTCATCCTAAATCATGATTCATGATGTTAATATCaattttctgtcctctctgtggTTGCACCATGGATCACCAGAGCTGGTTATCACTGATatccttctcctcctgttttATGTGGCCACGATGCTCAGAGGTTTATCAGAAATCACAAAATCCTGGGATGGTTTTGGGACACGTGTCCAGAACAGCCTCAGCTTCCCTCTGACCCTCAGACTGCAGCTTAAAGCTTGAAGTGCTGAATTAATAATTGAATTGATGTTTCACTGAGATGTTTTTGCAagaggtggggaggccctggcacaggttattccatggatgccccatccctggaagtgtccaaggccgggctggatggggctcagagcaccctgggacagTGGAAAGTGTCTCAGGGcaagatgatcttcaaggtcccttccaacccaaaccattccacggTTCTATACAGGAGAACCCCCAAATCCAGCTGTGGCAGAAATAAAACCCCTTGTTTTTTGTTGCAGTTAATCCCATCATCGGTGGCATCTTTCAGCAGGGAGCAATTAGGGGCTGGGAATCTGCTGGGAAAGGCCAAAGCTGCCTTTTGCTGAGGTTTCCTCCTCTGCTGACACCGTTCCTGTAACACTGTCATTATCTTTGTTATCATAATCACCGACCTGCTTATCTGCACCCCAcgtattatttataaattatgagCTTTTCCAAACCTGGAGATCCGTAGGGAGATTTCCCCAGCTATtatcctggaagaaaaaaaaaaaaccaacaaccccaTGTCAAGGTTTTACAAGGACATTCCAAGGGATTTTCAAACACCTCATGATCACCCATTACCAACTTGTACACACTGTGTCATAGTTCTGCACAATGTGGGCCTGGGTGATGGATCCACCCCACCATTAGCAGAGATTATCACATTAAACAGGTAAATTGAGGTCACTTGGGGTTTTTCCCGTAATCAGTTCGTGGTTTATAACACTTTTTGACCTTCTCTTGactttaaaagtaaaatctgccttttttatttaaaatgcacactgacagagagcaggtttaggtGGGATGTCAGGGAtaaattgttccctgggagggaggggaggccctggcacaggtggcccagagaagctgtggctgctccatccctggaagtgtccaaggccaggttggagcaacctgggacagtggaaggtgtccctgcccatggcagagggtgaaatgagatgatcttccaggtcccttccaacccaaaccatcccatgataTGATTGTGTGACACAAAAGCCATTCAAAGATGCTCCTTGTGTTTGCCTTGCACTGAGCAGGTGGGGGCAGAAGTGCTGAGCCTGCACAAAGGAGTTGTTTGTCCCCCTCATTTGAGATCCTGAAAGAAATTCCATTTGGCTCCAGGTATCCCTGTTGATTACAGCCAAAGACCTGCAACCCAACAAAAAGAATGAGTGTCCTCCTATCATCctaattaaataaatcaagTCAGCTTCTTTCCTCCCCTAACGCTCTGGAAAGCaatggaataataaaaaagaactcCACACCTAAAGCCTGGAGACAATAGAGGTCTGGGCTGGAATGTGCACGTCACCCCATGTGTGGGTTTGAAGTGCCTGCAATGCACAGGCAATAAGCAAAAACAATTTCAGCACTTTGAGGAATTATGTGTCCTGCAATTTGGGGTTGGGACCTAATTAGGAACTCGCGCATCGGGTGCCCAACGTCCCCCAGGCAAGCTCAGGGCTCTATAAAAGCTCCCTGCACCAGGTCTCTCCAtccactgctcccagctcatCCACCTCTCTCAGCTCAGCCACCTTTGGGAACCAGGTAAGGCAGAATTTCTCTCAGGCTTCTCTAAATTTGCTGTCAGGAGCTCTGGGTTCTCCCTTGGGACCGAGTCCTCCTGGGTTGTTTCCAGGCTGCCACTGATCTGGGGGAgatttgctgctggaaatgaTGTTTGAGCTCTCATTCATCTCCAGGCCTTGTAAAGACAGGCCCCAGGAGAGGGGGGTATAATCCCAAACCTGTAGTATTTTAGCACTATATTTTGGGAGATGAAGAACAGCTCACCTACACTGTTGTGTGGGGCTGCATTTGGTTGAGTGTTGCTGAGTTTGTGACAGCAGAGACCAAACTTAGCAAGTGGAAACTATCAACTAAGAGCAGTGTAATACTGTCAAAATTATCCCAGCTGGAAATTCCAAAGATCCAGCTGAAAAGTACATGACTTTGTTGGACAGGATTGAAGAGAATATGACTTTGTTTGATAAAACTGAAGAGAACTTAACTTTGTTTTACTGAAGTCAAGGCTGGCCAAGGGATTATGGTGATAGAAAGAAAAGTGATAGGAAATGCTTCCCAGATTTCTTTGTGACACTCTGTTGGGCTGTTTGATGCATCTCTAATGTGAATAACTGAACCCCTTCCACAGGttcactcccagccctgcagaatGTCCTGCTCTGACCTGTCCCTCGGCTCTGCCTGCGGCGTCCTGcgcccccagcccctggctgacAGCGGCAACGAGCCCTGTGTGCGCCAGTGCCCCGACTCCAGCACCCTGATCCAGCCACCCCCCGTGGTTGTCACCTTCCCTgggcccatcctcagctccttccctcaggATTCCGTCGTGGGATCCGCTGGAGCCCCCGTTCTTGGGGGCTATGGGGGCTCCCTGGGCTATGGGGTCTATGGGGGTTATGGATCCCTGGGTTATGGGGGATATGGATCCCTTGGCTATGGGGGATATGGATCCCTGGGCTATGGGGGATATGGATCCCTTGGCTATGGGGGATATGGATCCCTGGGCTATGGGGGATATGGATCCCTTGGCTATGGGGGTTATGGCTCCCTGGGTTATGGCTCCCTGGGCtatggggggctgtggggctctgGAGGCTCCTCCCTGGGCTCCCGGGGTCTGTGGGGCTCTGGCAGATCCTatggctcctgcagcccctacTCCTACAGGTCCAGCAGGTACAGCCGGGGCAGCTTCGGGCCCTGCTGAGCCCCACGGGGACACCTCAAGTGAGGGATGAGAAGTGATGGTTCCAgaggcagagagctgggaaccaccactgctccatccccaggCCCTTCAGCCCCTTTGGAATTTCTCCTCCTCGTTTCTGCTTCCATTTCCTGCCCTAACGCTCCTCCCACCCCACGTCTGTCCTGCCTGGGGCAAACACGGGACAGAAGTGCTCAGAATGGGTCCTGTTTGCTCAAACCAGGAGCTGAGCCCCAGAAAAACCCCCAGCTCAATCCCATGGGAATGTGCCTCGGGCTGGAGAACAGCTTCTTACTTCTTGGAGACTCTGAAATGGATTCCTTTGCTCACCATCATTAAAAATTTATTGCATCACCCTTGCCATGTTCTGGTGGTCTTTTCTCGTGTTTTCACCCGTGATATTTGTCTCAGTGGAACTCTCACCTGTGCAGGTGTCAGTAACAGCCTaaactgtcacagaatcatgggatgggtcgggttggaaaggaccttaaagctcatttgCCATGGGCTGGGGCACCTTCCACgagaccagattgctcagggctTCATCCAACCAGGCCTTAAACTATGGAGCTGAATGTCCTGCCCAAAAATCCAGGGATTTCAAATGTCCAAAAGCAGTGGGAAGCCCCTGGCACAGAAGGCATCACTGTCCTGCCCTCCCCATTTCTCATGGATATTTTGGAGGAGTTTGGCTTTTtggtgccagctctgctggttaCAGGGGTAGAGAAATGAAACAATAGATCACTAATTTTAAACTCTCTCCCAAACATATTAGGCTTCAGTCAGAATTTCTTCCAGGTAAATCTTTTGTCTCTTTGAACTTCAGGTTCGCACTCAAATACTTAAACTCTGTCCTCAGTCATTGTTTCTGCAGAAGTTGAATCAATTTTCTGTCAAATCCTTATATAAAGTTTCCTGGGCCACACAATGGAATTTGAAATCCGAAGTATGGGGATGAACTTCCTGTGTTGTAATGAAATCAAAAGTGTTGGGTGGTTTTTGACAGAGAaacagctgctccctgcaggtCCCTGAAGGGGTTAATTCATCCATTCCAGCAGGAACAGAGAGAGCAGAGTCAGGGCTGGAAAACTGTAGGGTAGAAAATGCCTCAACCTGGATATAAAtccagggtggggaggccctggcccaggttgcccagagcagctgtggctgcccctggatccctggaagtgtccaaggccaggttggagcaacctgggacagcgggaggtgtccctgcccatggcagggggtagaacaGGGTGACctttggggtcccttccagcccaaactattCCAGGCCTCTGTGACTCCCCAGTGTAATTATTATAGCCCAGCCCAGTGGGGCAGGGAGGTTCTGCTCCCAAATCCGTGCTCTGAGTGCTCTGACTTCCCTCAGAGCTGGGCCATTCCAGCTGGGGTTTCGTCCTCACACTTGGCCTGGGTAAGGATGTGAGTTTTG
It contains:
- the LOC116799689 gene encoding scale keratin-like is translated as MSCYELCPPKASVAVPKPSVAVPQPIAESCNELCARQCPDSTAFIQPPPVVVTFPGPILSSFPQQAVVGSAGAPAFGGSLGLGGLYGQGATQASGGLCTFPTACAAPACSPWLLPRYSRKIWDTCGPC
- the LOC116799682 gene encoding scale keratin-like; protein product: MSCSDLFPILRPQPLADSSNEPCVRQCPDSSTLIQPPPVVVTFPGPILSSFPQDSVVGSAGAPVLGGYRGSLGYGGYGGYGSLGYGSLGYGGYGSLGYGSLGYGGYGSLGYGGYGSLGYGGYGSLGYGSLGYGGYGSLGYGSLGYGGYGSLGSRGLWGSGRSYGSCSPYSYRSSRYSRGSFGPC
- the LOC116799681 gene encoding scale keratin-like, with the protein product MSCSDLSLGSACGVLRPQPLADSGNEPCVRQCPDSSTLIQPPPVVVTFPGPILSSFPQDSVVGSAGAPVLGGYGGSLGYGVYGGYGSLGYGGYGSLGYGGYGSLGYGGYGSLGYGGYGSLGYGGYGSLGYGGYGSLGYGSLGYGGLWGSGGSSLGSRGLWGSGRSYGSCSPYSYRSSRYSRGSFGPC